From the Tribolium castaneum strain GA2 chromosome 2, icTriCast1.1, whole genome shotgun sequence genome, one window contains:
- the LOC660956 gene encoding large neutral amino acids transporter small subunit 1, with protein MEGASKQPDEEIALKPKMTLVNGITVIVGSIIGSGIFVSPAGVLMHTGSVNVSLLVWTISGIFSMVGAYCYAELGTMIRKSGADYAYIMETFGPFLAFIRLWIECMIVRPCSQAIVALTFSVYVMKPFFPECQPPEDAARLLAVCCICVLTFVNCYDVKWATRVQDVFTYAKLLALFIIIAAGGYQLVNGHTEHFSFINTKSEVTSLALSFYSGLFAYNGWNYLNFIIEELKDPVRNLPLAIAISCSLVTIVYVLTNVAFYTTLSPAELLGSEAVAVSFANRLFGPFAWTIPVFVALSTFGAVNGILLTSSRLFYSGACHGQMPEILTMIQAQRVTPTPSVLIMALLSMLYLTVSDIFALINYVGFATWLSIGVSVLCVPWLRWTHPDLERPIKVNLIWPIIYLLATVFVTAVPMVASPVETGIGMLMILTSVPVYLVFIYWKNKPLWFLKATNSITITLQQLLVVVGKAKAANL; from the exons ATGGAGGGTGCCAGCAAGCAGCCCGACGAGGAGATCGCCCTCAAGCCCAAGATGACCCTCGTCAACGGCATCACCGTCATCGTGGGCTCCATCATCGGCTCCGGGATCTTCGTGTCGCCGGCGGGCGTCCTCATGCACACCGGCAGCGTCAACGTCTCCCTCCTGGTGTGGACCATTTCGGGGATTTTTTCCATG gtcGGCGCCTACTGCTACGCCGAACTTGGCACCATGATCAGGAAAAGCGGCGCTGATTACGCCTACATCATGGAAACCTTCGGCCCTTTCCTTGCCTTCATCCGCCTATGGATCGAATGCATGATAGTACGGCCGTGTTCTCAAGCAATAGTAGCCTTAACTTTCAGTGTTTACGTGATGAAACCCTTCTTCCCTGAATGCCAACCACCTGAAGACGCCGCACGTTTGCTCGCCGTTTGTTGCATCT GTGTTTTAACGTTCGTTAACTGCTACGACGTGAAGTGGGCGACTCGCGTCCAGGACGTCTTCACCTACGCCAAACTCCTGGCCCTGTTCATCATCATAGCGGCAGGAGGGTATCAGCTGGTCAACG GGCACACGGAGCACTTTTCATTCATCAACACAAAGAGCGAAGTTACGTCGCTGGCATTATCATTCTATTCCGGCTTGTTCGCCTACAATGGCTG GAATTACCTGAACTTTATTATCGAGGAACTCAAGGATCCAGTCAG AAATCTCCCGCTTGCTATCGCAATTTCGTGTTCTTTGGTAACAATCGTCTACGTTTTGACCAACGTGGCGTTCTACACAACGCTTTCACCCGCCGAGCTTTTGGGGTCTGAAGCAGTGGCGGTGTCGTTCGCCAATCGACTTTTTGGTCCTTTCGCGTGGACGATTCCTGTTTTTGTGGCCCTGTCGACGTTTGGGGCCGTTAATGGTATTTTACTGACATCGTCACGACTGTTCTATTCGGGGGCTTGCCATGGACAAATGCCCGAAATTCTGACCATGATTCAGGCGCAGAGGGTCACCCCCACACCCTCGGTGCTCATTATG gCGCTGTTATCGATGCTCTATCTCACAGTATCAGACATTTTCGCTTTAATAAACTACGTCGGCTTCGCCACATGG CTGAGCATTGGGGTGTCCGTGCTGTGCGTCCCCTGGCTGCGCTGGACGCACCCGGACCTGGAGCGCCCCATCAAAGTGAACTTAATCTGGCCCATCATCTACTTACTCGCCACCGTTTTCGTAACAGCCGTGCCCATGGTCGCCAGTCCTGTCGAAACCGGCATCGGCATGCTGATGATTTTGACATCGGTACCAGTTTAtttggtatttatttattggaaGAACAAGCCGCTGTGGTTCCTTAAGGCCACCAACAGCATAACCATCACGCTCCAGCAGCTGCTGGTGGTGGTGGGCAAAGCCAAAGCGGCCAACTTGTAG
- the LOC103314314 gene encoding brachyurin, translating to MKASLILILGIVALAAAAPKPTKLNYRNLYKPPVGPLKHRPSPKIIGGHEATPHSIPYQAFLEVYSGSEGWYCGGSLISQNYVLTAGHCGVDATEAHVTLGAHKPLQDEDTQVKIVSKDVKVHEQYNAELIINDVAVIKLPKAVTFTDAVKAVALPSKADANNTFEGETARISGWGLTDGFDNKLSEVLNYVDVKVISNAKCGEAFGDLKDSIVCTSGDENTGSCNGDSGGPLAIDDVQIGVVSFGIMYCLSGYPSAFSRVTSFLDWIATNSDVVIN from the exons ATGAAGGCATCACTTATCCTTATTTTGGGCATCGTCGCTTTGGCTGCTGCAGCTCCaaag CCAACCAAACTGAACTACCGCAACTTGTACAAACCCCCCGTGGGCCCGCTCAAGCACCGCCCCAGCCCCAAAATCATCGGCGGCCATGAAGCCACCCCTCACTCCATCCCCTACCAAGCCTTCCTGGAAGTCTACTCCGGGAGCGAGGGTTGGTACTGCGGGGGTTCCCTCATTTCGCAAAACTACGTCCTGACCGCCGGCCACTGCGGAGTCGACGCCACCGAAGCCCACGTCACCCTCGGGGCCCACAAACCCCTCCAAGACGAAGACACCCAGGTGAAGATCGTGAGCAAAGACGTCAAAGTCCACGAGCAGTACAATGCCGAGCTCATTATCAACGATGTTGCAGTTATCAAGCTTCCAAAAGCTGTGACTTTTACCGATGCTGTTAAAGCTGTGGCTTTGCCGAGCAAAGCTGACGCTAATAACACCTTCGAGGGTGAAACTGCAAGGATCAGTGGGTGGGGTTTGACCGATGGTTTTGATAATAAGCTGTCCGAGGTTTTGAATTATGTGGATGTTAAAGTTATAAGTAATGCAAAATGTGGGGAAGCTTTCGGGGATCTTAAAGATTCGATTGTTTGTACGTCGGGGGATGAGAATACGGGGTCTTGTAATGGGGATTCTGGTGGTCCGCTTGCCATCGATGATGTCCAGATTGGGGTGGTTTCCTTCGGGATCATGTACTGCTTGTCGGGATACCCATCAGCTTTTTCGAGAGTTACCAGTTTCTTGGACTGGATTGCAACCAACTCTGATGTGGTTATCAACTAA
- the Nagk gene encoding N-acetyl-D-glucosamine kinase isoform X1: MCCTANCVAQTACYVTKSDAKWAKSSAELKGVQHIPTSSSWTRPGRCWRALRAPEPTTTSPACRSARGASPTWSMRPNSRPKWASTSRWTPCFLQNIYVLESEQHTQPLCNTIQGLSLSGCEQEDTNQEVVKGLQESYPNLSKSYAVGSDTEGSVATTSNCGGITCIAGTGSNTLLINPDGTRVQCGGWGNLLGDEGSAWKIAHRSIKYCFDDLDNFIEPPFPTEAVWGAVKEHFKIQTQPEILDYFYANFDKAFIASLCKRIAELANKGDKLAQFVFEEAGMHLARSIAAVLSKAAPELLEREGGVHILCVGSVWLSWDLLKPGFVTWLRKHTDVRTMSLMRLTKSMAFGACYLAADKAGLEIKRDYGQNYNVFYKYERKSAFSD; the protein is encoded by the exons ATGTGTTGCACCGCGAACTGCGTGGCACAGACAGCGTGTTATGTTACAAAATCTGACGCAAAATGGGCAAAATCATCGGCGGAATTGAAGG GGGTGCAACACATTCCAACATCATCCTCCTGGACTCGTCCGGGACGGTGCTGGCGAGCGCTCCGGGCCCCGGAACCAACCACCACCTCACCGGCCTGCCGGAGTGCCAGAGGCGCATCGCCGACATGGTCAATGCGGCCAAACTCAAGGCCAAAATGGGCTTCCACCAGCCGCTGGACGCCCTG cttcctacaaaacatTTACGTACTCGAGTCTGAACAACACACTCAACCATTATGTAACACAATTCAGGGTCTGAGTCTGAGCGGCTGCGAGCAGGAGGACACCAACCAGGAGGTGGTGAAGGGCCTCCAGGAGTCGTACCCCAACTTGAGCAAAAGCTACGCCGTGGGCAGCGACACCGAGGGCTCCGTGGCCACCACCTCCAACTGCGGGGGCATCACCTGCATCGCCGGCACCGGCTCCAACACCCTCCTCATCAACCCCGACGGCACGCGCGTGCAGTGCGGCGGCTGGGGCAACCTCCTCGGCGACGAGGGCAGCG CCTGGAAAATCGCACACCGATCGATCAAATACTGTTTCGATGACCTGGACAACTTCATCGAACCCCCGTTTCCCACCGAGGCCGTCTGGGGGGCGGTCAAGGAGCATTTCAAAATCCAAACGCAGCCCGAAATTTTGGACTACTTTTATGCGAACTTCGACAAGGCTTTTATCGCTTCCCTGTGCAAGAGAATCGCAGAGTTGGCCAATAAAGGCGATAAGTTGGCGCAGTTTGTGTTTGAGGAAGCGGGGATGCACCTAGCTAGGTCTATAGCGGCCGTGCTGTCGAAGGCGGCGCCGGAATTGCTCGAGAGGGAGGGGGGGGTGCATATTTTGTGCGTCGGTTCGGTTTGGTTAAGTTGGGATTTGCTGAAACCGGGCTTTGTGACCTGGTTAAGGAAACACACTGATGTTAGAACGATGTCCCTAATGAGACTGACCAAAAGTATGGCTTTTGGCGCCTGCTACCTGGCCGCCGATAAGGCCGGCTTGGAAATCAAAAGGGACTATGGCCAAAATTATAacgttttttacaaatatgaGAGAAAATCCGCCTTTTCGGACTAG
- the Nagk gene encoding N-acetyl-D-glucosamine kinase isoform X2, with product MGKIIGGIEGGATHSNIILLDSSGTVLASAPGPGTNHHLTGLPECQRRIADMVNAAKLKAKMGFHQPLDALGLSLSGCEQEDTNQEVVKGLQESYPNLSKSYAVGSDTEGSVATTSNCGGITCIAGTGSNTLLINPDGTRVQCGGWGNLLGDEGSAWKIAHRSIKYCFDDLDNFIEPPFPTEAVWGAVKEHFKIQTQPEILDYFYANFDKAFIASLCKRIAELANKGDKLAQFVFEEAGMHLARSIAAVLSKAAPELLEREGGVHILCVGSVWLSWDLLKPGFVTWLRKHTDVRTMSLMRLTKSMAFGACYLAADKAGLEIKRDYGQNYNVFYKYERKSAFSD from the exons ATGGGCAAAATCATCGGCGGAATTGAAGG GGGTGCAACACATTCCAACATCATCCTCCTGGACTCGTCCGGGACGGTGCTGGCGAGCGCTCCGGGCCCCGGAACCAACCACCACCTCACCGGCCTGCCGGAGTGCCAGAGGCGCATCGCCGACATGGTCAATGCGGCCAAACTCAAGGCCAAAATGGGCTTCCACCAGCCGCTGGACGCCCTG GGTCTGAGTCTGAGCGGCTGCGAGCAGGAGGACACCAACCAGGAGGTGGTGAAGGGCCTCCAGGAGTCGTACCCCAACTTGAGCAAAAGCTACGCCGTGGGCAGCGACACCGAGGGCTCCGTGGCCACCACCTCCAACTGCGGGGGCATCACCTGCATCGCCGGCACCGGCTCCAACACCCTCCTCATCAACCCCGACGGCACGCGCGTGCAGTGCGGCGGCTGGGGCAACCTCCTCGGCGACGAGGGCAGCG CCTGGAAAATCGCACACCGATCGATCAAATACTGTTTCGATGACCTGGACAACTTCATCGAACCCCCGTTTCCCACCGAGGCCGTCTGGGGGGCGGTCAAGGAGCATTTCAAAATCCAAACGCAGCCCGAAATTTTGGACTACTTTTATGCGAACTTCGACAAGGCTTTTATCGCTTCCCTGTGCAAGAGAATCGCAGAGTTGGCCAATAAAGGCGATAAGTTGGCGCAGTTTGTGTTTGAGGAAGCGGGGATGCACCTAGCTAGGTCTATAGCGGCCGTGCTGTCGAAGGCGGCGCCGGAATTGCTCGAGAGGGAGGGGGGGGTGCATATTTTGTGCGTCGGTTCGGTTTGGTTAAGTTGGGATTTGCTGAAACCGGGCTTTGTGACCTGGTTAAGGAAACACACTGATGTTAGAACGATGTCCCTAATGAGACTGACCAAAAGTATGGCTTTTGGCGCCTGCTACCTGGCCGCCGATAAGGCCGGCTTGGAAATCAAAAGGGACTATGGCCAAAATTATAacgttttttacaaatatgaGAGAAAATCCGCCTTTTCGGACTAG
- the Osi14 gene encoding uncharacterized protein Osi14 isoform X2, which produces MPGVALQRNGSYSGRSAKKLEFSVRTANTSELLDLLLSQASRFLNSRVLQIKLPLQVPQNLARSFEEARGKVKKTMGGLILGLGTRMMSMIPVMFGGLVLLTTKALIVGKLAFVISIILFIQVFFSGRPFPFFNYGGGTFNIPPTYGVPTTYGTNFGTNFGTNSLGGWSSAQNPYARSFNVSQNESNSEDYS; this is translated from the exons ATGCCAGGGGTTGCGCTCCAAAG AAATGGGTCCTATTCTGGGAGAAGTGCAAAGAAGCTGGAGTTTTCGGTCCGGACGGCTAACACGAGCGAACTCCTGGACTTGCTTTTAAGCCAAGCGTCGCGTTTCCTCAATTCTAGGGTTTTGCAAATTAAGTTGCCACTGCAAGTGCCGCAAAACCTAGCCAGGTCTTTCGAGGAAGCCCGTGGCAAGGTGAAGAAGACAATGGGTGGCCTAATTCTGGGGCTTGGGACCAGGATGATGTCCATGATTCCGGTCATGTTCGGGGGCCTCGTGCTTTTGACGACGAAGGCCCTCATTGTGGGGAAATTAGCCTTCGTTATCTCTATTATCCTATTCATTCAGGTGTTCTTCAGCGGACGg CCTTTTCCGTTCTTTAATTATGGAGGAGGTACTTTTAACATTCCGCCGACTTATGGGGTACCTACCACTTATGGTACCAATTTTGGGACCAACTTTGGTACCAACAGCCTGGGCGGATGGAGTTCCGCGCAAAATCCATACGCTAGGTCGTTCAATGTTTCGCAAAATGAGAGCAACAGTGAGGACTATTCGTAA
- the Osi14 gene encoding uncharacterized protein Osi14 isoform X1: protein MLHSRVFLFILLSVSVKCELCSWKENFEQVAKCAAVRALKSFEIAERQDGLEIMPGVALQRNGSYSGRSAKKLEFSVRTANTSELLDLLLSQASRFLNSRVLQIKLPLQVPQNLARSFEEARGKVKKTMGGLILGLGTRMMSMIPVMFGGLVLLTTKALIVGKLAFVISIILFIQVFFSGRPFPFFNYGGGTFNIPPTYGVPTTYGTNFGTNFGTNSLGGWSSAQNPYARSFNVSQNESNSEDYS from the exons ATGTTGCACTCTCGAGTCTTCCTTTTCATTTTACTTTCAGTGAGTGTGAAGTGCGAGTTATGTTCGTGGAAGGAGAATTTCGAGCAAGTGGCGAAATGTGCAGCTGTGCGCGCTTTGAAGTCGTTTGAAATTGCCGAAAGACAGGACGGGTTGGAAATAATGCCAGGGGTTGCGCTCCAAAG AAATGGGTCCTATTCTGGGAGAAGTGCAAAGAAGCTGGAGTTTTCGGTCCGGACGGCTAACACGAGCGAACTCCTGGACTTGCTTTTAAGCCAAGCGTCGCGTTTCCTCAATTCTAGGGTTTTGCAAATTAAGTTGCCACTGCAAGTGCCGCAAAACCTAGCCAGGTCTTTCGAGGAAGCCCGTGGCAAGGTGAAGAAGACAATGGGTGGCCTAATTCTGGGGCTTGGGACCAGGATGATGTCCATGATTCCGGTCATGTTCGGGGGCCTCGTGCTTTTGACGACGAAGGCCCTCATTGTGGGGAAATTAGCCTTCGTTATCTCTATTATCCTATTCATTCAGGTGTTCTTCAGCGGACGg CCTTTTCCGTTCTTTAATTATGGAGGAGGTACTTTTAACATTCCGCCGACTTATGGGGTACCTACCACTTATGGTACCAATTTTGGGACCAACTTTGGTACCAACAGCCTGGGCGGATGGAGTTCCGCGCAAAATCCATACGCTAGGTCGTTCAATGTTTCGCAAAATGAGAGCAACAGTGAGGACTATTCGTAA
- the LOC661012 gene encoding brachyurin, whose translation MKTIILFLTITALAAAFPKTTKLHYRNLYKPPISGETKHKPNPRIIGGHEAIPHSIPYQAFLEIYADGEAYYCGGSLISQNYVLTAAHCGVGVTEALVTLGAHKVFETEDTQVKITSKEIKVHEEYDDNLIVNDIAVIKLPQPVNLTDSIKTVALPNKTDVNNTFVGTTARISGWGLTSGFGDVSKVLLYVDVNVITNIDCGNQFDEDFADSVLCTSGDQETGSCNGDSGGPLVVDGVQIGVVSFGVMWCLPGYPSGFTRITSFLDWIATNSDVVIN comes from the exons ATGAAGACCATCATCCTTTTTTTGACCATCACCGCTTTAGCAGCCGCCTTTCCGAAG ACAACCAAACTGCATTATCGCAATTTGTACAAACCTCCAATCAGTGGCGAAACCAAACATAAACCCAACCCTAGAATCATCGGAGGCCACGAAGCCATCCCTCACTCCATCCCTTACCAAGCTTTCCTCGAAATTTACGCCGATGGTGAAGCTTATTACTGCGGGGGTTCCCTTATTTCGCAAAACTACGTCCTAACTGCGGCTCATTGTGGCGTTGG agtcactgaagccttggTGACTCTCGGTGCCCACAAAGTCTTCGAAACTGAAGACACCCAAGTCAAAATAACCAGCAAGGAAATCAAGGTTCATGAAGAATACGATGATAATCTTATAGTTAATGACATTGCCGTTATCAAACTCCCCCAACCTGTCAATCTAACTGATTCGATAAAAACTGTTGCTTTGCCCAACAAGACTGATGTTAATAACACGTTTGTTGGCACCACTGCGAGGATTAGTGGCTGGGGGTTGACTAGTGGTTTTGGTGATGTTTCCAAAGTCCTGCTCTACGTCGATGTTAATGTTATTACAAATATTGATTGTGGAAATCAGTTCGATGAAGATTTTGCTGATTCAGTTTTGTGTACGTCTGGGGATCAAGAGACTGGATCTTGTAATGGTGATTCTGGTGGTCCCCTGGTTGTGGATGGGGTGCAAATTGGGGTTGTTTCGTTTGGAGTGATGTGGTGTCTGCCAGGTTATCCGTCTGGATTTACCAGGATTACCAGTTTCCTGGACTGGATTGCAACCAATTCCGatgttgtaattaattaa